A DNA window from Helianthus annuus cultivar XRQ/B chromosome 15, HanXRQr2.0-SUNRISE, whole genome shotgun sequence contains the following coding sequences:
- the LOC110910441 gene encoding probable indole-3-pyruvate monooxygenase YUCCA8, with product MFGFHEENVPGRCVWVNGPIIVGAGPSGLAVSACLREQGVPFVVIEREDCIASLWQKRTYNRLKLHLPKKFCQLPNLPFPEEYPEYPNKKQFITYLENYASKFDIKPQFNECVQSAKYDEKCSIWRVKTISTMGSIRTETEYMCQMLVVATGENAEGVVPNIEGLQEFSGEVIHAKDYKSGEKYTGKKVLVVGCGNSGMELSLDLSNHNAKPSMVVRSSVHVLPREIFGKSTFDLAVMMMKWLPLWLVDNILLILTWLILGNTQKYGIKRPSLGPLQLKNKHGKTPVLDIGAFERIRSGDIKVVPGIKRFHRNSVEFINGDFQELDSVVLATGYCSNVPYWLQGSQLFDQNGFPKGQMSNGLYAAGFTRRGLAGVSADAIKIAQDIGSVWKQELNQIKKEVSYS from the exons ATGTTTGGTTTTCATGAGGAAAATGTACCGGGCCGGTGTGTTTGGGTCAACGGCCCAATAATAGTGGGAGCTGGGCCTTCAGGGCTTGCAGTCTCCGCTTGTTTAAGGGAACAAGGCGTCCCTTTCGTAGTAATCGAAAGAGAGGATTGCATTGCTTCTCTTTGGCAAAAACGAACATACAATCGACTAAAACTTCACCTCCCAAAAAAATTCTGCCAACTTCCGAATTTACCCTTCCCCGAAGAATACCCGGAGTACCCGAATAAAAAACAATTCATTACCTATCTCGAAAATTACGCTAGTAAATTCGACATTAAACCACAATTTAATGAGTGTGTCCAATCCGCAAAATACGACGAGAAATGTAGCATATGGCGGGTCAAAACCATATCGACAATGGGCTCTATCCGGACCGAAACAGAGTATATGTGCCAAATGCTTGTGGTGGCAACCGGAGAAAACGCCGAAGGCGTGGTACCTAATATCGAAGGTTTACAAGAATTCTCCGGCGAAGTCATCCACGCGAAAGACTACAAATCCGGCGAGAAATACACCGGAAAAAAAGTTTTGGTCGTCGGTTGTGGAAACTCCGGCATGGAACTCTCTCTTGATCTCTCAAACCACAATGCAAAGCCATCGATGGTGGTTCGAAGCTCG GTTCATGTATTACCACGAGAAATATTCGGAAAATCGACATTCGACTTGGCGGTTATGATGATGAAATGGCTTCCTTTATGGCTGGTGGATAACATTCTATTGATTTTAACATGGTTGATCCTTGGAAACACACAAAAATATGGGATCAAAAGACCATCTTTAGGCCCATTACAACTCAAGAACAAGCATGGAAAAACCCCTGTTCTCGACATCGGTGCATTCGAAAGAATTCGGTCCGGTGACATCAAAGTTGTCCCCGGAATCAAAAGATTTCACCGGAATTCAGTGGAGTTCATCAATGGCGACTTTCAAGAACTTGATTCAGTTGTTTTGGCAACTGGGTATTGCAGCAATGTTCCTTATTGGCTACAG GGGAGTCAACTGTTTGACCAAAATGGATTCCCAAAAGGTCAAATGTCAAATGGGTTGTATGCAGCAGGGTTTACAAGAAGAGGGCTTGCAGGTGTTTCTGCGGATGCCATAAAAATAGCACAAGATATTGGGAGTGTTTGGAAACAAGaattaaatcaaataaaaaaggaAGTGTCCTACTCATAG